In Acidisarcina polymorpha, the DNA window GTGTGTAGACAGGTCAACGGGGCTATTGCGTCATCACGGAAGAGTCGCAGAGCGGTCTTCTTGCTTTCATCTCAGTATTGCGCGCCCGACCGGCTCCTGGTATCGCCACAAAGAGTGCCTTGGCGTCCTCATTCGGCACCATCAAAGGGCATCTACCCACGTACCTCACCGAGGAATAGCCGACCCTTTTGGAAGTCATCGGATTCTGGGAAGTATCAATCTGATCGATAGAGACGTTATATCTACAACTGCTGGCAGAAGGGTTACGATTTGTCAGACCTATTGTGTGACTGCTGAGATGATCTGAACTCCGTCGGGCTCTGTGAAAATTTTCGGCGGAATGCGGCCGAGAAGTGACTTGAGCTTTTGAAACCGCAGGTTAAAGCGATCTCAAAGGCGCTCTTGTCTTTACGGCATAGCATGGATCTCGCTGCTTGCAATCTCAAATGTAGAATATGCTGATGTGGCGACCTGCCTACGGCTTTCCGAAACAAAGCCGCAAAGTGAAACTGGCTGATGCCGGCCTCCCTGGAAAGGGCGCGAAGGTCGAGGTGGTCCGACAAATGTGTGTCGATGTACTCCAGTACCCTCACCAAACGATAGTCAGAGGTTCGCTCGCCAGCAAGCGATTTGTGCCAAACATCACGCTGGGTGTCGTTCGGAGGATCTGCTCCAGCCAATGCTTGCGGGTTTTCCGTGTTTTCTGCCATACAAGTCTCCCTGACTCAGGGGTTGCCCCTTATATGCGGTGGCGAATCGTAGGCTCGTTGTGGCAGAGACTCGTTGTTCGCCGGCCTTGTTTCTGTCTACCTGCCACATGGTAGAAACATAAAGAATATGATGCTACCTGTCACTTGGTAGATTCAATTGCCAATGAATTTTTGCAGTTCAAGTTGGGGCGACAACGTGAGTTCAGATTCTCGGGAAAAGATCCTGGCGGCCGCGACACAGGTCGCGCAGGCACGAGGCTACAACGGGCTAAATTTCCGTGATCTGGCGGAAGCTGTAGGCATAAGGGCCGCCAGCATCTACTATCACTTCCCAAGTAAGGGCGACCTAGCTGTGGCAGTGGCAAGACGGTATTGGGAGGATTCTGCGGCATTTCTCGAGACACTCCTGGCCGAATCCTCCGATCCATCCGCGGCCCTGCGCCGATATCCGGAGACCTTTCGCTGGGCACTCGAGAATCAAAACCGAATTTGTCTATGCAGCTTCATGGCATCGGAATATGACGACCTGCCGGAACCGGTAAGAACAGAGGTTCAGAAATTTGCAGAGGTGAATGTGGCATGGTTGAGTAAGGTTCTATCCGCCGCGAATACAGTCAGCTCTAAGGAGAGCGAACCACGAGCTCGCGCCATCTTCGCTGCCGTTACTGGCGCACAGCTTATGGCCAGGAGTCGTTCGGACATCGCCCTCTATGACGCTGTGATCGCGAGCTACCGCGTAGCTGGTCTACTCCCGGCATAAACGGTGCAGGCCGCGATAGATGGTTCCGATCAAATGTCTGCCATTCCGCTACCTGTGCGCGTTTCGCTACCTATACGCAATTCGCTGCACGTTTGCGATTCGTCCGAAGTCCGTCCGTATTTGCTGTTTGTTTTTGACCGCAAATGATTCTGGAGTGGGCTTCTCTGTCTTCGCGTAACAGAACCACCAACCTCTGAGTGTTCATGTGGTGTCTCCGCCTGCATGGGTGCGGGGGTTGCGCTT includes these proteins:
- a CDS encoding helix-turn-helix domain-containing protein — its product is MAENTENPQALAGADPPNDTQRDVWHKSLAGERTSDYRLVRVLEYIDTHLSDHLDLRALSREAGISQFHFAALFRKAVGRSPHQHILHLRLQAARSMLCRKDKSAFEIALTCGFKSSSHFSAAFRRKFSQSPTEFRSSQQSHNRSDKS
- a CDS encoding TetR/AcrR family transcriptional regulator translates to MSSDSREKILAAATQVAQARGYNGLNFRDLAEAVGIRAASIYYHFPSKGDLAVAVARRYWEDSAAFLETLLAESSDPSAALRRYPETFRWALENQNRICLCSFMASEYDDLPEPVRTEVQKFAEVNVAWLSKVLSAANTVSSKESEPRARAIFAAVTGAQLMARSRSDIALYDAVIASYRVAGLLPA